A genomic window from Halorussus rarus includes:
- a CDS encoding DUF6684 family protein: MAHPVFNRETLLDISVNIIPLFILAFFILMFLLASPWPSSSLFISVIVLGLHVIPLVLLAILTYVAATYI; the protein is encoded by the coding sequence ATGGCCCATCCCGTGTTCAACCGCGAGACGCTGCTGGACATCTCGGTGAACATCATCCCGCTGTTCATCCTCGCGTTCTTCATTCTCATGTTCCTGCTCGCCTCGCCGTGGCCGTCGTCGTCGCTGTTCATCTCGGTGATCGTCCTCGGACTCCACGTCATCCCGCTGGTCCTGCTGGCGATACTCACCTACGTCGCCGCCACGTACATCTGA
- a CDS encoding DUF6276 family protein, whose protein sequence is MSCPECGGDQVTFRVPADLREHLPEESEFAAVCTRCLSLEPSENGSDESDFAAISDAFPDGETGAAMALAVGLLDSLALYRSELEALLERVERGGTDPLLVLDRLDAEPEVEPGFDLDRRRTQAEQLLYG, encoded by the coding sequence ATGTCCTGTCCCGAGTGCGGCGGCGACCAAGTGACCTTCCGAGTGCCAGCGGACCTGCGCGAGCACCTGCCCGAGGAGAGCGAGTTCGCGGCGGTCTGCACCCGGTGTCTGTCGCTCGAACCCTCAGAGAATGGCTCCGACGAATCCGACTTCGCGGCCATCAGCGACGCGTTCCCGGACGGGGAGACCGGCGCGGCGATGGCGCTCGCGGTCGGACTGCTCGACTCGCTGGCGCTCTACCGGAGCGAACTCGAGGCCCTGCTGGAGCGCGTCGAGCGCGGCGGGACCGACCCACTGCTGGTGCTCGACCGCCTCGACGCGGAGCCGGAGGTCGAACCGGGCTTCGACCTCGACCGGCGCCGGACGCAGGCCGAGCAGCTCCTCTACGGGTGA
- a CDS encoding V-type ATP synthase subunit D, producing the protein MANDVKPTRKNLMQIEDRIELSERGHDTLEQKRDGLIMEFMDILDQAQDVRAGLEDNYEVAQQKINMARAMEGDVAVRGAAAALEEHPEITTESKNIMGVVVPQIESSKVKKGLDERGYGVLGTSARIDEAAEAYEELLESIILAAEVETAMKKMLTEIETTKRRVNALEFKLLPELKENQEYIEQKLEEQEREEIFRLKKIKAKKEEEEKEEREAAQAEAAEEAETVAADD; encoded by the coding sequence ATGGCCAACGACGTCAAGCCCACCCGGAAGAACTTGATGCAGATCGAGGACCGCATCGAGCTGTCCGAGCGGGGCCACGACACGCTGGAGCAGAAGCGCGACGGCCTCATCATGGAGTTCATGGACATCCTCGACCAGGCCCAGGACGTGCGGGCGGGGCTGGAGGACAACTACGAGGTCGCCCAGCAGAAGATAAACATGGCCCGGGCGATGGAGGGCGACGTGGCGGTCCGCGGGGCGGCGGCCGCCCTCGAGGAGCACCCCGAGATCACCACCGAATCGAAGAACATCATGGGCGTCGTCGTGCCCCAGATCGAGTCCAGCAAGGTCAAGAAGGGCCTCGACGAGCGCGGGTACGGCGTGCTCGGCACCAGCGCCCGCATCGACGAGGCCGCCGAGGCCTACGAGGAACTGCTCGAGAGCATCATCCTCGCCGCGGAGGTCGAGACCGCGATGAAGAAGATGCTGACCGAAATCGAGACCACCAAGCGCCGCGTGAACGCGCTGGAGTTCAAGCTGCTGCCCGAGCTCAAGGAGAACCAGGAGTACATCGAGCAGAAGCTCGAGGAGCAGGAGCGCGAGGAGATCTTCCGCCTCAAGAAGATCAAGGCCAAGAAGGAGGAGGAGGAGAAAGAGGAGCGCGAGGCCGCCCAGGCCGAGGCCGCCGAGGAAGCCGAGACCGTCGCCGCGGACGACTAA
- a CDS encoding replication factor A (Replication protein A protects and stabilize the intermediate ssDNA that is generated by the unwinding action of a DNA helicase at the replication fork. In addition, SSBs prevent the formation of secondary structures by single-stranded template DNA.) yields MSDVRQHAEDVREQFSEHLDLTVEEVEERLDNLVNEYRVPIEEARRSVVSHYLDEAGLERDDVRSGGGGGSEEMNVEDVDEDEMWLALTAKVVDLWEPRSDAVGQVGLIGDETGTIKFTKWADSDLPELEEGTVYRLGNLVSDEYQGDYSVKLNRTTTVEELDEDIEVGDNTEEVTGALVDIQSGSGLIKRCPEEGCTRVLQNGRCSEHGEVEGEFDLRIKGVLDDGVEVHEVIFDKEATEELTGIGLQEAQDMAMDALDTTVVAEEMREKTLGLYYRVAGPTMGRYLLVDEMEELAGPTDAEDVLIRARSM; encoded by the coding sequence ATGAGCGATGTGCGCCAGCACGCGGAAGACGTACGCGAACAGTTCTCCGAACACTTGGACCTGACAGTCGAGGAGGTCGAGGAGCGACTCGACAACCTCGTCAACGAGTACCGGGTGCCCATCGAGGAGGCCCGCCGGAGCGTCGTCAGTCACTACCTCGACGAAGCGGGACTCGAGCGCGACGACGTCCGGAGCGGCGGGGGCGGCGGCTCCGAGGAGATGAACGTCGAGGACGTGGACGAGGACGAGATGTGGCTCGCCCTCACCGCCAAGGTCGTCGACCTCTGGGAGCCCCGGAGCGACGCCGTCGGACAGGTCGGCCTGATCGGCGACGAGACGGGCACCATCAAGTTCACCAAGTGGGCCGACTCCGACCTCCCCGAGCTGGAGGAGGGGACGGTCTACCGCCTCGGTAACCTGGTCTCCGACGAGTACCAGGGCGACTACTCGGTGAAGCTCAACCGGACGACCACCGTCGAGGAGCTCGACGAGGACATCGAGGTCGGCGACAACACCGAGGAGGTGACGGGCGCGCTGGTGGACATCCAGAGCGGGTCCGGGCTCATCAAGCGCTGCCCCGAGGAGGGCTGCACCCGCGTCCTCCAGAACGGACGGTGCTCCGAGCACGGCGAGGTCGAGGGCGAGTTCGACCTCCGCATCAAGGGGGTCCTCGACGACGGCGTCGAGGTCCACGAGGTCATCTTCGACAAGGAGGCCACCGAGGAGCTGACCGGCATCGGCCTCCAGGAAGCACAGGACATGGCGATGGACGCGCTCGACACGACCGTCGTCGCCGAGGAGATGCGCGAGAAGACCCTCGGCCTCTACTACCGCGTCGCCGGCCCCACGATGGGCCGGTACCTCCTCGTCGACGAGATGGAGGAGCTCGCCGGGCCGACGGATGCCGAAGACGTCCTCATCAGAGCGAGGTCGATGTGA
- a CDS encoding TRAM domain-containing protein — protein MPDCPLAEECPSFQERIEGMGCQHYGDRGGAEWCQHYSQPIKDLKTAPVQPGEEVVVDVEDIHESGAGVGRTDDGFIVMVDGVLPEARAKVKITNVYGNHAQGEELERLPMDGEEEEDAADSDAGDETDEGDSDAEDGGDDDADGDDGPSRPQLGSRDNFWGS, from the coding sequence ATGCCGGACTGTCCACTCGCCGAAGAGTGCCCGAGTTTTCAGGAACGCATCGAGGGGATGGGGTGCCAGCACTACGGCGACCGCGGCGGGGCCGAGTGGTGCCAGCACTACAGCCAGCCCATCAAGGACCTCAAGACCGCTCCGGTCCAGCCGGGCGAGGAGGTCGTCGTGGACGTCGAGGACATCCACGAGAGCGGCGCGGGCGTCGGCCGGACCGACGACGGGTTCATCGTGATGGTCGACGGCGTCCTGCCCGAAGCCCGCGCGAAGGTGAAGATTACGAACGTCTACGGCAACCACGCCCAGGGCGAGGAGCTCGAGCGCCTGCCGATGGATGGCGAGGAGGAGGAGGACGCGGCCGACTCGGACGCCGGCGACGAGACCGACGAGGGCGACTCGGACGCCGAAGACGGCGGCGACGACGACGCGGACGGAGACGACGGCCCGTCGCGACCCCAGCTGGGGAGCCGCGACAACTTCTGGGGGAGCTGA
- a CDS encoding DUF7091 family protein — protein sequence MDDRLESFLRSKIRSAGRQYADAKRAYANARKAALADLPQDAEGKARIVCRRYAERRAVELDARARPACFDPDHPDCEGCVRDVRDGRVETW from the coding sequence ATGGACGACCGCCTCGAAAGCTTCCTCCGCTCGAAGATCCGGTCGGCGGGGCGACAGTACGCCGACGCCAAGCGGGCCTACGCCAACGCCCGGAAGGCCGCCCTGGCCGACCTCCCGCAGGACGCCGAGGGGAAGGCGCGAATCGTCTGCCGCCGGTACGCCGAACGCCGGGCCGTCGAACTCGACGCCAGGGCACGGCCCGCCTGCTTCGACCCCGACCACCCCGACTGCGAGGGGTGCGTCCGCGACGTGCGCGACGGTCGGGTCGAGACGTGGTGA
- a CDS encoding LysE family translocator: MLPSIDLQAYLLFVTAAMALILTPGPDTVFVLTQGVSTGKRGGLASALGVSTGILVHTTAATLGLAALLRASALAYAAVKYAGAAYLVYLGAKTLWRGQDLDLVSDENGLPEGGEAAPDLRRGFLRGVTVNVLNPKVALFFLAFLPQFVGAGGGPAASGATPIPEMLALGGTYAALTAAYLGTVGLLSGGVRSAFRARPRLADGLRWVSGSLLVGLGAALALDAR; the protein is encoded by the coding sequence ATGCTCCCGAGCATCGACCTCCAGGCCTACCTCCTGTTCGTGACGGCCGCGATGGCCCTCATCCTGACGCCCGGTCCGGACACCGTCTTCGTGCTCACGCAGGGCGTCTCGACCGGCAAGCGCGGCGGCCTCGCCTCGGCGCTGGGGGTCAGCACGGGCATCCTGGTCCACACCACCGCGGCGACGCTGGGCCTCGCGGCGCTCCTCCGGGCCTCGGCGCTGGCCTACGCCGCGGTCAAGTACGCCGGGGCGGCCTACCTCGTGTATCTGGGCGCGAAGACGCTGTGGCGGGGCCAGGACCTCGACCTGGTGAGCGACGAAAATGGGCTGCCCGAGGGCGGTGAGGCGGCCCCCGACCTCCGTCGCGGCTTCCTCCGGGGCGTGACGGTCAACGTCCTCAACCCGAAGGTCGCGCTGTTCTTCCTCGCGTTCCTCCCGCAGTTCGTCGGCGCCGGCGGCGGACCTGCCGCCTCGGGCGCCACTCCCATCCCCGAGATGCTCGCGCTCGGCGGGACCTACGCCGCGCTGACCGCGGCCTATCTCGGAACCGTCGGCCTGCTCTCGGGCGGGGTCCGGTCGGCGTTCCGCGCCCGGCCCCGCCTCGCCGACGGTCTCCGGTGGGTCTCGGGGTCGCTCCTCGTGGGGCTGGGAGCGGCGCTCGCGCTCGACGCCCGGTAG
- a CDS encoding Tfx family DNA-binding protein: MSEEYDVDELLDRAGFDADASVLTRRQAEVLALRERGVAQAAIAESLGTSRANVSSVEASARENVAKARETVAFAEALRAPVRVVVEGGTDLYDVPSRVYDACDEARVKVNHAAPELMKRVSDEAGDAVEGRDVQEDLLIGVTTDGEVTVRKSREASPQA, from the coding sequence GTGAGCGAGGAGTACGACGTCGACGAGCTACTCGACCGCGCGGGGTTCGACGCCGACGCCAGCGTCCTGACCCGGCGGCAGGCCGAGGTGCTGGCGCTCCGCGAGCGCGGAGTCGCCCAGGCAGCCATCGCCGAGTCGCTCGGCACCTCCCGGGCCAACGTCTCGAGCGTCGAGGCCAGCGCCCGCGAGAACGTCGCGAAGGCCCGCGAGACGGTCGCGTTCGCCGAGGCGCTCCGCGCGCCGGTCCGGGTCGTGGTCGAGGGCGGCACCGACCTCTACGACGTGCCGTCGCGGGTCTACGACGCCTGCGACGAGGCCCGGGTGAAGGTGAACCACGCAGCCCCGGAGCTGATGAAGCGGGTGAGCGACGAGGCCGGCGACGCGGTCGAGGGCCGGGATGTCCAGGAGGACCTGCTCATCGGCGTGACCACCGACGGCGAGGTGACGGTCCGGAAGTCCCGCGAGGCCAGTCCGCAAGCGTAA
- a CDS encoding SDR family oxidoreductase, with product MDLGLDGNAALVTASSSGLGRASAKALAAEGANVAVCARGEEKLEDAKEEIDAAGDGEVVAVPTDITDPDEIEALVDATVEEFGGLDHVVTSAGGPPSGPFLETSERDWYEAYDLLVMSVVRLTKVAHPHLVESDAGSVVNVTSTSVREAIDGLVLSNAVRRGVIGLMKTQAREFAPDVRVNAVLPGAHETPRIRDLVEAAVERGEYDTYDEGLAAWAEDIPLDRVGRPEEFGDAVAFLCSERASFVNGAAVPVDGGRLRS from the coding sequence ATGGACCTGGGACTGGACGGTAACGCGGCACTCGTGACGGCGAGCTCGAGCGGACTGGGCAGAGCCTCCGCGAAGGCTCTGGCCGCCGAGGGCGCGAACGTCGCCGTCTGCGCCCGCGGCGAGGAGAAACTCGAAGACGCGAAGGAGGAGATCGACGCCGCGGGCGACGGCGAGGTGGTGGCGGTCCCGACCGACATCACCGACCCCGACGAGATCGAGGCGCTGGTCGACGCCACCGTCGAGGAGTTCGGCGGGCTCGACCACGTCGTGACCTCGGCCGGCGGTCCGCCGAGCGGCCCCTTCCTCGAGACGTCCGAGCGCGACTGGTACGAGGCCTACGACCTGCTGGTGATGAGCGTGGTCCGGCTGACGAAGGTCGCCCACCCGCACCTGGTCGAGAGCGACGCCGGCAGCGTGGTCAACGTCACCTCCACCAGCGTCCGGGAGGCCATCGACGGCCTCGTGCTCTCGAACGCGGTCCGGCGCGGGGTCATCGGCCTGATGAAGACCCAGGCCCGCGAGTTCGCCCCGGACGTGCGGGTCAACGCGGTGCTGCCCGGCGCCCACGAGACGCCCCGCATCCGGGACCTCGTGGAGGCCGCGGTCGAGCGCGGCGAGTACGACACCTACGACGAGGGGCTGGCGGCGTGGGCCGAGGACATCCCGCTCGACCGCGTGGGCCGACCGGAGGAGTTCGGCGACGCGGTCGCGTTCCTCTGCAGCGAGCGCGCGAGCTTCGTCAACGGCGCGGCGGTGCCCGTCGACGGCGGACGGCTCCGGAGCTGA
- a CDS encoding mannose-1-phosphate guanylyltransferase, which translates to MRNAETTTVATDGGRDDSLDRPVVALVMAGGTGTRLYPASRSDRPKQFLSLGNGDDGAGAADDSLLSQTVSRVSFADEVYVSTAEAHADRVREAVPEAGVLVEPAAKDTGPALVYAAHRVREQVGDCVLLCVPSDHLIAGDFASAVRTAARAAAETRGLVAFGVEPTRPATGYGYIEPDESAGEWAEIEQFREKPDRATAERFVDRGFYWNAGLFAWTPRALLRAARDSPLGPLVEALEAGAAERGFAEVESVSVDYAIMERTDDAYVVPADFEWDDVGSWDAIERVVETDADGNAVLGDALAVDAADNVVATDGEIHVSVVGVDDLVVAAYGDRVVVVPKDDAQRVREVVAELREQGRF; encoded by the coding sequence ATGCGGAACGCGGAGACGACGACCGTCGCGACCGACGGGGGACGCGACGACTCGCTCGACCGACCGGTGGTCGCGCTCGTGATGGCCGGCGGGACCGGCACCCGGCTCTACCCCGCCAGCAGGTCGGACCGCCCCAAGCAGTTCCTCTCGCTCGGAAACGGGGATGACGGCGCGGGTGCGGCCGATGACTCACTGCTCTCGCAGACGGTCTCTCGGGTCAGTTTCGCCGACGAGGTGTACGTCTCGACCGCCGAAGCCCACGCCGACCGCGTGCGCGAGGCGGTGCCCGAGGCGGGCGTCCTCGTGGAACCCGCCGCGAAGGACACCGGGCCGGCGCTGGTCTACGCCGCCCACCGCGTGCGCGAACAGGTCGGCGACTGCGTCCTGCTCTGCGTGCCGAGCGACCACCTGATCGCGGGCGACTTCGCGTCCGCGGTCCGGACCGCGGCCCGCGCTGCAGCCGAAACGAGGGGGCTTGTCGCGTTCGGCGTCGAACCGACTCGTCCCGCCACCGGCTACGGTTACATCGAACCCGACGAATCTGCCGGCGAGTGGGCCGAGATCGAGCAGTTCCGGGAGAAGCCCGACCGGGCGACCGCCGAGCGGTTCGTCGACCGAGGTTTCTACTGGAACGCCGGACTGTTCGCGTGGACGCCCCGAGCCCTGCTCCGGGCCGCCCGCGACTCGCCGCTCGGACCCCTGGTCGAGGCGCTCGAGGCCGGAGCGGCCGAACGGGGGTTCGCGGAGGTCGAGTCGGTCAGCGTCGACTACGCGATCATGGAGCGCACCGACGACGCCTACGTCGTGCCCGCCGACTTCGAGTGGGACGACGTGGGGTCGTGGGACGCGATCGAGCGCGTGGTCGAGACCGACGCGGACGGCAACGCGGTGCTCGGGGACGCGCTCGCCGTCGACGCCGCGGACAACGTCGTCGCGACCGACGGGGAGATCCACGTCAGCGTGGTCGGCGTCGACGACCTGGTCGTCGCGGCCTACGGCGACCGGGTGGTGGTCGTGCCGAAGGACGACGCCCAGCGCGTGCGCGAGGTCGTCGCGGAATTGCGCGAGCAGGGACGGTTCTGA
- a CDS encoding DUF7322 domain-containing protein — translation MFPGPDDPEADRDLESGLRGVSPATLRAFVLLAVLVQAGLFALALGGLLVAFRGQRLLGGALAVGGALALAFSVVLYRRR, via the coding sequence GTGTTCCCCGGACCGGACGACCCCGAGGCCGACCGCGACCTCGAGAGTGGGCTCCGGGGCGTCTCGCCCGCGACGCTCCGGGCGTTCGTCCTCCTCGCGGTGTTGGTGCAGGCCGGACTGTTCGCCCTCGCGCTCGGGGGACTGCTCGTCGCGTTTCGCGGTCAGCGACTGCTCGGCGGCGCGCTGGCGGTCGGGGGAGCGCTCGCGCTCGCGTTCTCGGTGGTTCTCTACAGGCGACGTTGA
- a CDS encoding ATP synthase subunit B has protein sequence MKEYQTITEISGPLVFAEVDEPIGYDEIVEIETPNGDTKRGQVLESSDGLVSIQVFEGTEGIDTKSSVRFLGETMKMPVTEDLLGRVLDGSGNPIDGGPEIVPDDRRDIVGAAINPTAREYPEEFIQTGVSAIDGMNTLVRGQKLPIFSGSGLPHSELALQIARQATVPEEEEASEDGEGSEFAVVFGAMGITAEEANEFMEDFERTGALERSVVFMNLADDPAVERTVTPRLALTTAEYLAFDKGYHVLVILTDMTNYCEALREIGAAREEVPGRRGYPGYMYTDLAQLYERAGRIEGREGSVTQIPILTMPGDDDTHPIPDLTGYITEGQIYIDRDLNSQGVTPPINVLPSLSRLMDDGIGEGLTREDHGDVSDQMYAAYAEGEDLRDLVNIVGREALSERDNQYLDFADRFEEEFVDQGFNTNRDIDDTLDIGWDLLGMFPKEELNRIDEELIEKYYPEDAEEETAEEVAAD, from the coding sequence ATGAAAGAGTACCAAACCATCACGGAGATCAGCGGTCCGCTGGTGTTCGCCGAGGTCGACGAGCCCATCGGCTACGACGAGATCGTCGAGATCGAGACGCCGAACGGCGACACCAAGCGCGGACAGGTCCTCGAGTCGAGCGACGGGCTCGTCTCGATTCAGGTGTTCGAGGGGACCGAAGGTATCGACACCAAGAGCTCGGTCCGGTTCCTGGGCGAGACGATGAAGATGCCCGTCACCGAGGACCTGCTCGGACGCGTCCTCGACGGTTCCGGCAACCCCATCGACGGCGGCCCGGAGATCGTCCCGGACGACCGACGCGACATCGTCGGCGCGGCCATCAACCCGACCGCCCGCGAGTACCCCGAGGAGTTCATCCAGACCGGCGTCTCGGCCATCGACGGCATGAACACGCTGGTCCGGGGGCAGAAGCTCCCCATCTTCTCCGGGTCCGGGCTGCCACACAGCGAGCTCGCGCTCCAGATCGCGCGACAGGCGACCGTGCCCGAGGAGGAGGAAGCGAGCGAGGACGGCGAGGGCTCGGAGTTCGCGGTGGTCTTCGGCGCGATGGGCATCACGGCCGAGGAGGCCAACGAGTTCATGGAAGACTTCGAGCGGACGGGCGCGCTCGAGCGCTCGGTCGTCTTCATGAACCTCGCGGACGACCCCGCGGTCGAGCGGACGGTCACGCCGCGGCTCGCGCTCACCACCGCCGAGTACCTCGCGTTCGACAAGGGCTACCACGTGCTGGTCATCCTTACGGACATGACCAACTACTGCGAGGCCCTGCGCGAGATCGGCGCCGCGCGTGAAGAGGTGCCGGGCCGCCGGGGGTACCCCGGGTACATGTACACCGACCTCGCTCAGCTCTACGAGCGTGCGGGCCGCATCGAGGGCCGCGAGGGGTCGGTCACCCAGATCCCCATCCTCACGATGCCCGGCGACGACGACACCCACCCGATTCCGGACCTGACCGGGTACATCACCGAGGGACAGATCTACATCGACCGCGACCTCAACTCCCAGGGCGTCACCCCGCCGATCAACGTCCTGCCGAGCCTCTCGCGCCTGATGGACGACGGTATCGGCGAGGGGCTGACCCGCGAGGACCACGGCGACGTCTCCGACCAGATGTACGCCGCGTACGCGGAGGGCGAGGACCTGCGCGACCTCGTGAACATCGTCGGCCGCGAGGCCCTCTCGGAGCGCGACAACCAGTACCTCGACTTCGCCGACCGGTTCGAGGAGGAGTTCGTCGACCAGGGGTTCAACACCAACCGCGACATCGACGACACCCTCGACATCGGCTGGGACCTGCTCGGGATGTTCCCCAAGGAGGAGCTCAACCGCATCGACGAGGAACTCATCGAGAAGTACTACCCCGAAGACGCCGAGGAAGAGACGGCCGAGGAAGTCGCGGCGGACTGA
- a CDS encoding methyl-accepting chemotaxis protein, producing MPSVTLLFDLIAVAGFGVAVGYGFLNYRDADVEASFWVNFTFGSALGLLWATVIALEGFGLNAAILDTLSVSLMTVTTGVFAIGSTGGLAVVEDMKGAFEDAEASAREAEASREQAETAKEEAETAKEEAQRERREAKQLNEHLEEKAASMSATMGRAAAGDLSQRMDPESRSEAMEQIAEEFNAMITDLERTVGRIKEFSVEVSNASEEASAGAREVESASVEVAESVEDISAGATEQSEHVDEVTSEMSTLSATIEEVAASADEVANLSEGAAEKGATGRELSDEAMDEMDRIEETTVETVETVEQLDDEMAQIGDIVDMIDDIAEQTNVLALNASIEAARAGEAGEGFAVVANEVKELAAETRDATQEIDDLIERVQDSTSATVEDMQEMRERVDVGMETIDEGLGTLDEVVEDVEEANTGIQEIHEATEDQATSTEEVVSMASEVADISERTASEAESVSAAAEEQTASLSQVTGEIGTLSQKSDELDELLDRFAMSTGASDASSGPDDDPAPTADGTDRPLAADGGDDFEWAEEDR from the coding sequence ATGCCTAGCGTCACGCTGCTGTTCGACCTGATCGCGGTCGCCGGCTTCGGCGTGGCGGTCGGCTACGGGTTCCTGAACTACCGCGACGCCGACGTCGAGGCGAGCTTCTGGGTGAACTTCACGTTCGGGTCGGCGCTGGGACTGCTCTGGGCGACCGTCATCGCGCTGGAGGGGTTCGGGCTGAACGCCGCCATCCTCGACACCCTCAGCGTGTCGCTGATGACGGTCACGACCGGCGTGTTCGCCATCGGCTCGACCGGCGGCCTCGCCGTCGTCGAGGACATGAAGGGCGCGTTCGAGGACGCCGAGGCGTCGGCCCGCGAGGCCGAGGCGTCGCGCGAGCAGGCCGAGACCGCCAAGGAGGAGGCCGAGACCGCCAAAGAGGAGGCCCAACGCGAACGTCGCGAGGCCAAGCAGCTCAATGAGCACCTCGAGGAGAAGGCGGCGTCGATGAGCGCGACCATGGGTCGGGCCGCCGCGGGCGACCTCTCCCAGCGGATGGATCCCGAGAGCCGGAGCGAGGCGATGGAGCAGATTGCCGAGGAGTTCAACGCCATGATCACCGACCTCGAGCGCACGGTCGGCCGCATCAAGGAGTTCTCGGTCGAGGTCTCCAACGCCAGCGAGGAGGCCAGCGCGGGCGCCCGGGAGGTCGAGAGCGCGAGCGTGGAGGTCGCCGAGTCCGTCGAGGACATCTCGGCGGGCGCGACGGAGCAGTCCGAGCACGTCGACGAGGTCACGAGCGAGATGAGCACGCTGTCGGCGACCATCGAGGAGGTCGCGGCCTCCGCCGACGAGGTCGCGAACCTCTCCGAAGGGGCCGCGGAGAAGGGCGCGACCGGTCGCGAACTCTCCGACGAGGCGATGGACGAGATGGACCGGATCGAGGAGACGACGGTCGAGACGGTCGAGACGGTCGAGCAGCTCGACGACGAGATGGCCCAGATCGGCGACATCGTCGACATGATCGACGACATCGCCGAGCAGACCAACGTGCTCGCCCTGAACGCCTCCATCGAGGCCGCCCGCGCGGGCGAGGCCGGCGAGGGATTCGCGGTGGTCGCCAACGAGGTCAAGGAACTGGCGGCGGAGACCCGCGACGCCACCCAGGAGATCGACGATCTCATCGAGCGGGTCCAGGATTCGACGTCGGCGACGGTCGAGGACATGCAGGAGATGCGCGAGCGGGTCGACGTCGGCATGGAGACCATCGACGAGGGGCTGGGAACGCTCGACGAGGTCGTCGAGGACGTCGAGGAGGCCAACACGGGCATCCAGGAGATCCACGAGGCCACCGAGGACCAGGCGACCTCGACCGAGGAGGTCGTCTCGATGGCGAGCGAGGTCGCCGACATCAGCGAACGGACCGCCTCCGAGGCCGAGTCGGTGTCGGCGGCGGCCGAGGAGCAGACCGCGTCACTGAGCCAGGTCACCGGCGAGATCGGGACCCTCTCGCAGAAGTCCGACGAGCTCGACGAACTGCTCGACCGGTTCGCGATGTCGACCGGCGCGTCCGACGCCTCGTCCGGTCCCGACGACGATCCGGCGCCGACGGCCGACGGGACCGACCGGCCGCTAGCGGCCGACGGCGGCGACGACTTCGAGTGGGCTGAGGAGGACCGATGA